One stretch of Streptococcus australis DNA includes these proteins:
- a CDS encoding M24 family metallopeptidase produces MLSRVEKFEVALKQTECDAVLVTNLKNIYYLTGFSGTEATVFISKSRRIFLTDSRYTLIAKGVVEGFDIVETRDAVGEIAKIIADDKLGKIGFDDEISYAYFKMLESVFAGHELVPMTGFIENLRMIKDEQEIATIRKACQISDQAFLDVLDFIKPGQTTELAVMNFLDARMRQLGASGASFDFIIASGYRSAMPHGVASDKVIQNGETLTMDFGCYYNHYVSDMTRTVHVGQVTDEEREIYDIVLRSNQALIEAAKAGLSCIDFDRIPRQIINDAGYGPYFSHGIGHGIGLDIHEIPYFGKSEEPIKAGMVLTDEPGIYLDGKYGVRIEDDILITDTGCELLTLAPKELIVI; encoded by the coding sequence ATGTTATCAAGAGTTGAAAAATTTGAAGTAGCCTTAAAACAGACAGAGTGTGATGCTGTCCTAGTAACCAATCTGAAGAATATCTACTATCTGACTGGTTTCAGCGGGACAGAGGCGACAGTTTTCATTAGCAAGTCGCGTCGGATTTTTCTGACGGATTCTCGTTATACTCTTATTGCCAAGGGCGTGGTTGAGGGCTTTGATATTGTTGAAACGCGAGATGCGGTTGGTGAAATTGCTAAAATTATAGCGGACGACAAGCTGGGAAAAATTGGCTTTGATGACGAGATTTCCTATGCTTACTTCAAGATGCTGGAAAGTGTGTTTGCTGGTCATGAGCTGGTGCCGATGACAGGCTTTATCGAAAATCTGCGCATGATCAAGGATGAGCAAGAAATCGCGACCATTCGCAAGGCCTGCCAGATTTCTGACCAAGCCTTCCTAGACGTGCTAGACTTTATTAAGCCTGGTCAGACGACAGAGCTGGCTGTTATGAACTTTTTGGATGCCCGCATGCGCCAGTTAGGTGCTTCAGGCGCGTCCTTTGACTTTATCATCGCTTCGGGCTACCGCTCTGCTATGCCGCACGGTGTGGCTAGTGACAAGGTCATCCAAAATGGTGAAACCCTGACCATGGACTTTGGTTGCTACTACAATCACTATGTCAGCGATATGACGCGGACTGTTCATGTGGGGCAGGTGACAGATGAAGAGCGGGAAATTTATGATATTGTCCTTCGTAGCAATCAAGCTCTGATAGAAGCGGCTAAAGCTGGACTCAGCTGTATTGATTTTGACCGGATTCCGCGTCAGATTATCAACGATGCAGGCTACGGACCTTACTTCAGCCACGGGATTGGCCACGGGATTGGTCTGGATATCCATGAAATTCCTTACTTTGGCAAGTCAGAAGAGCCAATCAAGGCCGGCATGGTCTTGACCGATGAGCCGGGCATCTATCTGGATGGCAAATACGGGGTGCGGATCGAAGATGATATCCTCATTACGGATACAGGTTGCGAATTATTGACCCTTGCTCCAAAGGAATTGATTGTTATCTAA
- the uvrA gene encoding excinuclease ABC subunit UvrA encodes MQDKIVIHGARAHNLKNIDVEIPRDKLVVVTGLSGSGKSSLAFDTLYAEGQRRYVESLSAYARQFLGNMEKPDVDAIDGLSPAISIDQKTTSKNPRSTVGTTTEINDYLRLLYARVGTPYCINGHGAIKASSVEQIVDQVLELPERQRLQILAPVIRKKKGQHKSVIEKIQKDGYVRVRVDGEVYDVTEVPELSKSKQHNIDVVVDRIVIKEGIRSRLFDSIEAALRIAEGYVIIDTMDDSELLFSEHYACPVCGFTVPELEPRLFSFNAPFGSCSECDGLGIKLEVDIDLVVPDSSKTLREGALAPWNPISSNYYPNMLEQAMTAFGVDMDTPFEDLSEEDKDLILYGSDGKEFHFHYENEFGGVRDIDIPFEGVIGNIKRRYHETNSDYTRTQMRLYMNELTCGTCHGYRLNDQALSVRVGGEQGPHIGEISDLSIADHLELVSQLTLSENEAIIARPILKEIKDRLTFLNNVGLNYLTLSRSAGTLSGGESQRIRLATQIGSNLSGVLYILDEPSIGLHQRDNDRLIASLKKMRDLGNTLIVVEHDEDTMREADYLIDVGPGAGVFGGEIVAAGTPKQVARNSKSITGQYLSGKRAIPVPDERRVGNGRFIEVTGARENNLQNVTARFPLGKFIAVTGVSGSGKSTLINSILKKAIAQKLNRNSDKPGKFKTITGIEHVDRLIDIDQSPIGRTPRSNPATYTGVFDDIRDLFAQTNEAKIRGYKKGRFSFNVKGGRCEACSGDGIIKIEMHFLPDVYVACEVCHGTRYNSETLEVHYKEKNISQVLDMTVNDAVEFFQHIPKIQRKLQTIKDVGLGYVTLGQPATTLSGGEAQRMKLASELHKRSTGKSFYILDEPTTGLHTEDIARLLKVLARFVDDGNTVLVIEHNLDVIKTADHIIDLGPEGGVGGGTIIATGTPEEVAANEASYTGHYLKGKLK; translated from the coding sequence ATGCAAGATAAAATTGTCATTCATGGGGCTCGTGCCCATAACTTAAAAAATATCGATGTGGAGATTCCAAGAGACAAGCTGGTCGTCGTAACGGGCTTGTCAGGATCTGGAAAATCCAGCCTAGCCTTCGATACCCTCTATGCGGAGGGGCAACGTCGCTATGTAGAGAGTCTATCAGCCTATGCTCGTCAGTTCTTGGGCAACATGGAAAAACCAGATGTAGATGCCATTGATGGCCTCAGCCCAGCTATTTCCATCGACCAAAAAACGACCAGTAAAAATCCTCGTTCGACCGTCGGGACAACGACTGAAATCAATGACTATCTGCGTCTCCTCTACGCACGTGTGGGGACGCCTTACTGTATCAACGGACACGGGGCTATCAAAGCTTCTTCTGTGGAGCAAATCGTCGATCAGGTCTTGGAGTTGCCTGAACGCCAACGCTTACAAATCTTGGCCCCTGTCATTCGTAAGAAAAAAGGGCAACATAAGAGTGTCATTGAAAAGATTCAGAAAGATGGTTATGTCCGCGTCCGAGTGGATGGGGAGGTCTATGATGTGACCGAAGTACCAGAGCTATCCAAGAGCAAGCAACACAATATTGATGTCGTGGTTGATCGTATTGTCATCAAGGAGGGTATCCGTAGCCGTCTCTTTGATTCCATTGAGGCTGCCCTTCGTATCGCAGAAGGTTATGTCATTATTGATACTATGGACGATTCTGAGTTACTCTTCTCTGAGCACTATGCCTGTCCAGTTTGTGGTTTTACCGTACCAGAGTTAGAGCCTCGCCTCTTCTCCTTCAATGCTCCTTTTGGTTCTTGTAGTGAGTGTGATGGTTTGGGAATCAAGCTGGAGGTGGATATCGACCTAGTGGTGCCAGATTCCAGCAAAACGCTACGTGAGGGGGCGCTAGCACCTTGGAATCCTATCTCATCAAACTACTATCCAAACATGTTAGAGCAGGCCATGACAGCCTTTGGTGTGGATATGGACACGCCTTTTGAGGACCTGTCAGAAGAGGATAAGGACTTGATTCTCTATGGTTCAGATGGCAAGGAATTCCATTTCCACTATGAGAATGAATTTGGTGGTGTGCGGGATATTGACATTCCTTTTGAGGGAGTTATTGGTAATATCAAACGTCGCTACCACGAGACGAATAGTGACTATACTCGCACCCAGATGCGTCTCTATATGAATGAACTGACCTGCGGAACTTGTCATGGCTATCGTCTTAACGACCAGGCCTTGTCTGTTCGTGTTGGCGGTGAGCAAGGGCCACATATTGGAGAGATTTCAGACCTGTCTATCGCAGACCACTTGGAATTAGTCAGTCAGTTGACCCTTTCTGAAAACGAAGCCATCATCGCCCGCCCCATTCTCAAGGAAATCAAGGACCGCTTGACCTTCCTCAATAACGTTGGACTCAATTATCTGACCCTATCTCGTTCGGCAGGGACCCTTTCAGGTGGAGAGAGCCAGCGTATTCGCTTGGCTACCCAGATTGGTTCCAACCTCTCAGGAGTCCTCTATATCCTGGATGAGCCGTCGATTGGACTTCACCAGAGGGACAATGACCGTCTCATTGCCAGTCTGAAAAAAATGCGTGATTTGGGTAATACCCTTATCGTGGTGGAACATGACGAAGATACTATGCGTGAGGCAGATTATCTGATTGACGTTGGTCCTGGTGCAGGTGTTTTTGGTGGGGAGATTGTCGCTGCAGGTACGCCTAAGCAGGTAGCTCGCAACAGCAAGTCTATCACAGGTCAGTACTTGTCAGGTAAACGTGCCATTCCAGTACCAGACGAGCGCCGTGTAGGAAATGGCCGCTTTATCGAGGTGACAGGAGCGCGTGAAAATAACCTACAAAATGTTACTGCCCGCTTCCCATTAGGAAAATTTATCGCTGTGACGGGGGTATCCGGCTCAGGGAAATCGACTTTGATTAACAGTATTCTCAAAAAAGCCATTGCGCAGAAGCTAAACCGCAATTCAGACAAACCTGGTAAGTTTAAAACGATTACGGGGATTGAGCATGTCGATCGTCTGATTGATATTGACCAGAGTCCAATCGGACGGACGCCGAGGTCCAATCCAGCTACCTATACAGGTGTCTTTGACGATATTCGTGACCTCTTTGCCCAGACAAATGAGGCCAAGATTCGAGGCTACAAGAAGGGCCGTTTCAGTTTCAACGTCAAGGGTGGTCGTTGTGAAGCCTGCTCAGGTGACGGGATTATCAAGATTGAGATGCACTTCTTGCCAGATGTTTACGTGGCTTGTGAAGTCTGCCATGGGACTCGCTACAACAGTGAAACCTTAGAAGTTCACTACAAGGAAAAGAATATCTCGCAGGTTTTGGACATGACGGTTAATGACGCAGTCGAATTTTTCCAACACATTCCCAAGATTCAACGCAAACTTCAGACCATCAAGGATGTGGGGCTGGGCTATGTAACACTAGGTCAACCAGCTACCACGCTTTCTGGAGGAGAAGCCCAGCGTATGAAATTGGCTAGCGAACTCCACAAACGCTCGACAGGAAAATCTTTCTACATTCTGGATGAGCCAACGACAGGACTTCATACTGAGGACATCGCTCGCTTGCTCAAGGTTTTAGCTCGCTTTGTCGACGATGGCAATACAGTCCTCGTTATCGAGCACAATCTGGATGTCATCAAGACGGCAGACCATATTATTGATTTGGGACCTGAGGGCGGTGTCGGTGGTGGAACCATCATCGCAACAGGAACTCCAGAAGAAGTAGCGGCCAATGAAGCCAGCTACACAGGACACTATTTGAAAGGAAAGTTAAAATAA
- a CDS encoding magnesium transporter CorA family protein, producing MKQVFLSTTTEFKEIDTLEPGTWINLVNPTQNESLEIANAFDIDIADLRAPLDAEEMSRVTIEDAYTLIIVDVPVTEERNNRTYYVTIPLGIIITEETIITTCLEPLPVLDIFINRRLRNFYTFMRSRFIFQLLYRNAELYLTALRSIDRKSEQIESQLHESTRNEELIELMELEKTIVYFKASLKTNERVIKKLTSATSNIKKYLEDEDILEDTLIETQQAIEMADIYGNVLHSMTETFASIISNNQNNIMKTLALVTIVMSIPTMIFSAYGMNFKDNEIPLNGEPHAFWLIVFIAFAMSVSLTLYLIHKKWF from the coding sequence ATGAAACAAGTTTTTCTCTCAACAACAACTGAATTTAAAGAGATCGACACGCTTGAACCGGGTACTTGGATCAACCTCGTCAATCCTACACAAAATGAATCACTGGAAATCGCCAACGCCTTTGATATCGACATCGCCGATCTCCGGGCACCGCTCGACGCGGAAGAAATGTCTCGTGTAACCATCGAAGATGCGTACACTCTAATTATCGTGGACGTCCCCGTCACCGAAGAAAGAAACAATCGCACCTACTACGTAACGATTCCGCTGGGGATTATCATCACAGAAGAGACCATTATCACTACCTGCTTAGAGCCACTGCCTGTACTAGATATCTTTATCAACCGCAGGCTTCGAAACTTCTATACCTTCATGCGCTCTCGCTTTATCTTTCAGCTCCTTTATCGTAATGCAGAGCTTTATCTAACTGCCCTTCGTTCAATTGATCGCAAAAGCGAGCAAATTGAAAGTCAGCTCCACGAATCCACTCGTAACGAGGAATTGATTGAACTCATGGAGTTGGAAAAGACCATCGTCTATTTCAAGGCCTCACTTAAAACAAACGAGCGCGTGATTAAAAAACTGACCAGTGCAACTAGTAATATTAAGAAATACCTAGAGGATGAGGATATTCTTGAAGATACTCTAATCGAAACGCAACAGGCCATCGAGATGGCAGATATCTATGGAAACGTCCTTCATTCTATGACAGAGACCTTTGCCTCTATCATTTCCAACAACCAGAACAACATCATGAAGACTTTGGCACTTGTGACCATTGTCATGTCGATTCCGACCATGATTTTCTCAGCCTACGGGATGAACTTCAAGGATAATGAAATCCCTCTAAACGGCGAGCCTCACGCCTTCTGGTTAATCGTCTTTATCGCCTTTGCTATGAGTGTCTCGCTCACTCTCTATCTCATCCATAAAAAATGGTTCTAA
- a CDS encoding DUF1129 domain-containing protein, producing the protein MSQIDLQKLTKKNQEFIHIATQQFIKDGKTDTEIKAVFEEVIPKILEEQAKGTTARSLYGAPTHWAHSFTVKEQYEKEHPKENDDPKLMIMDSALFITSLFALVSALTTFFSRDQAIGYGLITLLLVGLVGGVAFYFMYYFVYRYYGPDMERSQRPPFWKSVLVILASMVLWLAVFFGTSFLPANLNPVLAPLPLAILGAALLALHFYLKKRFNIRSASAGPSRY; encoded by the coding sequence ATGTCTCAGATTGATTTACAAAAACTAACCAAGAAAAACCAAGAGTTTATCCACATCGCTACCCAACAATTTATCAAAGATGGCAAAACAGATACTGAAATCAAGGCTGTCTTTGAGGAAGTTATTCCTAAAATCCTTGAAGAACAAGCCAAAGGAACGACAGCTCGTTCCCTATACGGCGCTCCAACTCACTGGGCTCACAGCTTCACTGTCAAGGAGCAATATGAAAAAGAGCATCCAAAAGAAAATGACGATCCAAAACTCATGATTATGGACTCAGCCCTTTTTATCACCAGTCTCTTTGCATTGGTTAGCGCTCTAACTACGTTCTTCTCTAGAGATCAGGCTATTGGCTATGGGTTGATTACCCTCTTGTTGGTTGGTCTTGTTGGGGGAGTTGCCTTTTACTTTATGTACTACTTTGTCTACCGCTATTATGGACCCGATATGGAGCGTAGCCAGCGTCCTCCTTTCTGGAAATCTGTGCTCGTTATCCTGGCTTCTATGGTCCTTTGGTTAGCCGTTTTCTTTGGAACTAGCTTCCTACCAGCCAACCTAAATCCAGTCCTTGCTCCATTGCCTTTGGCTATCCTAGGGGCTGCCCTTCTCGCCCTTCACTTCTATCTCAAGAAACGTTTCAACATCCGAAGTGCAAGCGCGGGCCCATCACGTTATTAA
- a CDS encoding TfoX/Sxy family protein produces MAYSQSLAQQIRKILALKLPPQIFEEELEEKKLFGGLAFMIRGKMVLTVSSRKDELVMVRIGKEMEKQVLPRTGAHTTLMRGRPYHGYIDLDIEGQKELPYWIDLALSYNQELTK; encoded by the coding sequence ATGGCATATAGTCAATCCTTAGCTCAGCAGATTCGAAAAATTCTAGCACTCAAACTTCCTCCCCAAATTTTCGAAGAAGAGTTAGAAGAAAAGAAACTATTTGGTGGTCTTGCCTTTATGATTCGTGGGAAAATGGTCCTTACAGTCAGTTCCAGAAAGGACGAGCTGGTTATGGTGAGAATTGGCAAAGAAATGGAAAAGCAAGTTCTACCCCGAACAGGAGCTCATACCACATTGATGAGAGGGCGACCTTATCATGGCTATATAGACCTAGATATCGAAGGTCAAAAAGAACTTCCTTACTGGATTGATTTAGCTCTCTCCTATAATCAAGAGTTGACCAAGTAA
- a CDS encoding S66 family peptidase has protein sequence MVSTIGIVSLSSGVIGEDFVKHEVELGIQRLKDLGLNPVFLPHSLKGLDFIKDHPEARAEDLMQAFSDDSIDMILCAIGGDDTYRLLPYLFENDQLQKVIKQKIFLGFSDTTMNHLMLHKLGVKTFYGQSFLADICELDKKMLPYSLHYFKELIETGRISEIRPSDVWYEERTDFSPKALGTARISHANTGFDLLQGNAQFEGEILGGCLESLYDNFDNSLYADSTELCQKYKLFPDLSDWQGKILLLETSEEKPEPENFKKMVQALKETGVFEVISELLVGKPMDETFYDDYKEALLDIIDSNIPIVYNLNVGHATPRAIVPFCIHAYVDAKEQVIRFDYNKK, from the coding sequence ATGGTTTCTACTATTGGTATTGTTAGTTTGTCTAGCGGTGTTATCGGAGAGGATTTTGTCAAACACGAAGTGGAATTGGGTATCCAACGCCTCAAGGATTTGGGACTCAATCCTGTCTTTTTGCCCCATTCGCTAAAGGGCTTGGACTTTATCAAGGATCATCCTGAGGCGCGTGCAGAGGATTTGATGCAGGCCTTTTCAGACGATAGCATTGACATGATCCTATGCGCCATTGGTGGGGACGATACCTATCGCTTGCTACCTTATCTTTTTGAAAACGACCAGCTTCAAAAAGTTATCAAACAAAAGATTTTTCTTGGCTTCTCAGATACAACCATGAATCATCTCATGTTGCATAAACTAGGGGTCAAGACTTTTTATGGGCAATCCTTTCTAGCAGACATTTGTGAATTAGACAAGAAGATGTTGCCCTATAGTCTCCACTACTTTAAAGAATTGATCGAGACGGGAAGAATCTCAGAAATCCGCCCTAGCGACGTTTGGTATGAGGAACGAACTGACTTTAGTCCCAAGGCCCTAGGAACAGCTCGTATCAGTCATGCAAATACTGGTTTTGACTTGTTACAAGGAAATGCTCAGTTTGAGGGAGAAATTCTCGGTGGTTGCCTTGAGTCTCTCTATGATAACTTTGACAATTCTCTATACGCAGACAGCACGGAGCTCTGCCAAAAGTACAAACTTTTTCCTGACTTATCCGACTGGCAAGGAAAGATTCTCTTGTTAGAAACAAGCGAAGAAAAGCCTGAGCCGGAAAACTTCAAAAAGATGGTACAGGCTTTGAAAGAAACTGGGGTATTTGAGGTCATCAGTGAACTCTTGGTCGGAAAACCTATGGATGAAACTTTCTATGACGACTATAAAGAGGCACTATTGGACATTATTGACAGCAATATCCCGATTGTCTATAATCTGAATGTCGGCCATGCGACACCAAGAGCCATTGTTCCCTTTTGCATCCATGCTTATGTGGATGCAAAAGAACAAGTCATTCGCTTTGACTATAACAAAAAATAG
- a CDS encoding SemiSWEET family transporter, with the protein MTKQKINQIVGSIGAFIGIIVFIAYIPQIFANLQGNKAQPFQPLSAAVSCLIWVIYGWTKEPKKDWILIIPNSAGVVLGGLTFLTAL; encoded by the coding sequence ATGACTAAACAAAAAATAAATCAAATTGTCGGTTCAATCGGGGCCTTTATCGGAATTATTGTATTTATCGCCTACATCCCACAAATTTTTGCCAATTTACAAGGCAACAAAGCTCAACCATTCCAGCCTTTATCCGCAGCAGTATCTTGTTTAATTTGGGTTATTTACGGATGGACAAAAGAACCTAAGAAGGATTGGATACTAATTATTCCAAACTCAGCTGGCGTTGTCTTAGGTGGACTGACATTTCTTACTGCACTATAA
- a CDS encoding DNA-3-methyladenine glycosylase I: MPKRCSWVKMTNPLYIAYHDQEWGKPLHDDRALFELLCMETYQAGLSWETVLNKRQGFREVFHHYQAQRVAEMTDGELEALLENPAIIRNRAKLFATRANAQAFLQVQKTYGSFDAYLWSFVDGQTIINDVPDYHLAPAKTVLSEKLSQDLKKQGFKFTGPVAVLAFLQAAGLVDDHENDCEWKNGN, encoded by the coding sequence ATGCCAAAACGTTGTTCGTGGGTCAAGATGACCAATCCGCTCTACATCGCCTACCACGATCAGGAGTGGGGCAAACCCCTTCATGACGACCGCGCTCTTTTTGAACTGCTCTGTATGGAGACTTATCAGGCTGGTCTGTCTTGGGAAACGGTACTAAACAAACGCCAAGGATTCCGAGAAGTATTTCACCACTACCAAGCCCAACGTGTTGCAGAGATGACAGATGGGGAGTTGGAAGCCTTGTTAGAGAATCCAGCCATCATCCGAAATCGTGCTAAGCTCTTTGCGACGCGTGCCAACGCCCAAGCATTTTTACAAGTCCAGAAAACCTATGGCTCTTTTGACGCCTATCTCTGGTCTTTTGTTGATGGGCAAACCATCATCAATGATGTTCCTGACTATCACCTAGCACCTGCTAAAACAGTCTTGTCTGAAAAGTTATCTCAAGATCTCAAAAAACAAGGCTTCAAGTTTACAGGTCCAGTCGCAGTTTTGGCTTTTCTACAGGCGGCAGGTCTGGTTGATGACCATGAGAATGATTGTGAGTGGAAAAACGGAAATTAG
- the ruvA gene encoding Holliday junction branch migration protein RuvA — translation MYEYLKGIITKITAKYIVLEANGIGYILHVANPYAYSDQVNQETQIYVHQVVREDAHLLYGFHSEDEKKLFLSLISVSGIGPVSALAIIAADDNAGLVQAIETKNITYLTKFPKIGKKTAQQMVLDLEGKVVVASDDLPAKVAVQTSIENQELEEAMEAMLALGYKATELKKIKKFFEGTTDTAENYIKSALKMLVK, via the coding sequence ATGTACGAATATCTAAAAGGAATCATTACTAAAATCACTGCTAAATACATTGTCCTAGAGGCGAATGGTATCGGTTATATCTTGCATGTAGCCAATCCCTATGCTTACTCAGATCAGGTCAATCAAGAAACTCAAATTTATGTGCATCAAGTTGTTCGTGAGGACGCCCATCTGCTTTACGGTTTCCACTCAGAAGACGAGAAGAAGCTCTTTCTTAGTCTGATCTCGGTCTCTGGGATTGGTCCTGTATCAGCTCTTGCTATTATCGCTGCCGATGACAATGCTGGCTTGGTTCAGGCGATTGAGACCAAGAACATCACCTACTTGACCAAGTTCCCTAAAATTGGTAAGAAAACAGCCCAGCAGATGGTGCTAGACTTGGAAGGCAAGGTAGTTGTGGCTAGTGATGACCTTCCTGCCAAGGTCGCAGTGCAAACCAGCATTGAAAACCAAGAACTGGAAGAAGCTATGGAAGCCATGTTGGCATTGGGCTACAAGGCAACCGAACTCAAGAAAATCAAGAAATTCTTTGAAGGAACGACAGATACAGCTGAGAACTATATCAAGTCAGCTCTTAAGATGTTGGTCAAATAG
- a CDS encoding helix-turn-helix domain-containing protein, producing the protein MKLAEKLFELRKEKGWSQEKLAEQINVSRQSISKWESGQVLPEIEKIIELSKIFQVTTDYLLLDENSEKGSSEVILEENKDKYYKEVKSFGIWQVIYIFVLALAIYLFLAGSSFPAEFTAWIWLTFVLLIASAIAINKTLKTKQRYLDKVIGLENPSDKDDSTKT; encoded by the coding sequence ATGAAACTCGCAGAAAAACTATTTGAACTCCGAAAGGAAAAAGGTTGGTCACAGGAAAAGCTAGCTGAACAAATCAATGTTTCTCGGCAAAGCATCTCCAAATGGGAGTCTGGACAAGTCCTTCCTGAAATCGAAAAAATCATTGAATTAAGCAAGATTTTTCAAGTGACAACTGACTATCTACTACTGGATGAAAACTCTGAAAAAGGTTCCTCAGAAGTGATCTTGGAGGAAAACAAGGACAAATACTATAAAGAGGTTAAATCCTTTGGTATCTGGCAAGTGATTTATATTTTCGTCTTGGCTCTGGCTATCTATCTCTTTTTAGCTGGTTCGAGTTTCCCAGCCGAATTCACCGCCTGGATTTGGCTGACCTTCGTTCTCTTGATTGCTTCAGCTATTGCTATCAACAAGACTCTCAAAACCAAACAACGTTATCTTGATAAAGTGATTGGTCTTGAGAATCCTTCTGACAAAGACGACTCTACAAAAACTTGA